Below is a genomic region from Pseudomonas frederiksbergensis.
GCTGCTCGCGCGTTGGGCATGTCGCGCCCCACGGCGCTGTTCTACATCATCCTGCCGCGTGCCGCGCGCATCGGCCTGCCGGCCTACAGCAACGAAGTGATCCTGATGCTCAAGGCCAGCGCCCTGGCCAGCACGGTGACCTTGCTCGAACTGACTGGCATGGCTCGCACCATCATTGCCCGGACCTACCTGCCGGTGGAGATCTTCTTCGCGGCCGGCATGTTCTACCTGTTGATGGCCTACATCCTGGTGCGTGGCTTCAAGCTGCTGGAGCGCTGGTTGCGCGTCGATGCCTGCCAGGGACGTTGATCGGCCGGTGCTGACGGGCGAGCAACTGCTCGCCCGCTTCAAGGCGCTGGACGGGTTCCTGACTGAGCACCAGGCGCTCTGGCGACCGCGACCGTTTACCCATCGGCAATTGCCGTGGGAAGCGGTCTATCCAGAACTGGCGAATTGGCTACGTCAGCGTTCGCTGGAAGACGCGGAAAACAGCCACAACCATCCTGAACAACTTCTGGCACCCGCGCCTTTTCCAGGACTGGCGGTGCAGGCCATTGCCCTCAGCACTGTAGGCGACCTTCCCGTTCATCCGACCGAGCCTTCGAGCCGACGGCTGAATGTCGACGTGCCCGGGCGCAAATGGCAGCAAATCGAAGCCTTCGCCGGTTGCCTGCAATTTTCCGCAAAACCCCGGCACTGGCTGGACTGGTGCTCGGGCAAAGGTCATTTGGGACGACGCCTGCTGCAAGTCGGCCAACAACTGACCTGTCTGGAGTACGACCCGGCGCTGATCGCCAGCGGTCAGGCGCTGAGCCAACACCATCACCTCGCGGTCAATCATCTTCAACAAGACGTGATGGCAGCCGATGTGGCGGTGCGTCTGAGCGCCGATCAGACACCGGTCGCCCTGCATGCCTGCGGCGATTTGCATGTACGACTGATGCAACTGGCCAGCGCGGCCGGCTGTAACCAACTGGCCATTGCGCCCTGCTGTTACAACCGCATCAGCGCTCGCCAGTACCAACCACTGTCCGGCGCGGCTAAAGGCTCCGGCCTACAGCTTTCCCTCGACGATCTGGCGCTGCCGCTGAGCGAAACCGTCACCGCCGGTGCCCGCGTCCGACGCCAGCGCGATACATCGATGGCCCGCCGCCTGGCCTTCGACCTGTTGCAACGGCAACTGCGCGGCTGCGACGACTACCTGCCAGCGCCATCGCTGCCCAGCGCCTGGCTGGATAAATCCTTCGCCGATTACTGCCGAGACCTGGCCGCGCTGAAAGACTTATCCACAGTCGGCGAGCAGGACTGGTCAGCGCTGGAAGCCGCTGGTTGGGAACGTCTGGCCCAGGTGCGCAATCTGGAGCTGCTGCGCGGCGTGTTCCGGCGCCCGCTGGAGCTGTGGTTGGTGCTCGACCGAGCGCTGTTTCTCGAAGAACAGGGTTATTCGGTTCGCTTGGGATTATTCTGCGAAACCCCACTGACACCGCGTAATTTGATGCTGCTCGCCGAACGTCGACAACCCCTCCATTTCGATCAGCAGCCTGTGGATAAGTCTGTTGATGAAACTTGCCAGAAGCCTTTGGATCCATGGCTTTTAGGCCATTAAAGCTGTTGGTCATTTTTTGTTCATATTGAAAAAAATACGAAAAAACAGCCAGTTGCGATTTATTGAGAACTGCTTCGCAAAATAAGCCGTAAACGCGGCGAAACAGTTTCCCGCTGTGCATAAGCATTAATCCGAAAGGTCATAACCAACCTCCGTAGCTTGAACTATCGTTGCCAGGCGTCAGAACTCTCTGGCACTCAGGACAGCAAGGAGCTGGGACACAATGACCCCATTGAAAAGTGCACAGGAAGCAGTCACTACCGTCGCCAACCAGGCCATTCTTGCGGCCATGCAAAAAACCTTCGCCGTCGGCGGGGCCATCATCAACAACGCCACCGGCGAAGTCATCGCCGCACTTCACAACAACGTGTTAATGCCTTTTCCGGGGAGCGGCACCACCTACTTCCTGCCCCATGACCCGACCGCCCATGGCGAGCGGCAACTGGTGGACTGGTACTACGAAAAAGCGGCATCGCTGAAGCTTCCGCCGCCTGATCAACTGACCATCGTGACCACCCTGGACCCTTGCGCCATGTGCGCCGGCGCTCTGCTCACTGCCGGATTCAACGTCGCCGTGAGTGCGATCGATGACTACGCGGGGGTCAACTACAACAGCCAGTTCACCTTCCCGTCGTTGCCACCGCACATTCGTCAGCAAGCGCAAAAAACCTGGGCCTATTACGCGGTCGCCGCGCCTGTCAGCCGCGCTTATCAAGGCTCAATGAGCCCGGTGTTTGGCGGCCAGACCATCGACTCGGCGGCGTACTACCTCACCAGCTCGATCTTCTCTGCCAGCGTCAACACCGTGCGTGAGGCGAGCAACAACAGCGGTCTTGAACCTTCGAAACTGAAAAACCCGGCCACGCTGCCGGCGAACAGTCCGGTACGCCAGGCATTGACCCAATTGAGTCCGTACGCCTTGACGGTCACCTCCAGCAACCCGCGTGACCCTGGTGCGGAGCTGGCGCCGCCCCTGCTGAAAACAGCTCAGCAAGCCAATGTGTTCAACTCTGTGGCCTTGCTTGATCCCTTTGGCAACCTGCTGGTATGCCTGGGCGGCGTGGAAAACCAGTCGCCGATTCGCACGGCATTCATGGAAACCACCCGCAGCTACGCGGTCATGCGCTGGACCCTGATGAACGACCCGGATCCGGCGGTACGTGCCCAGGCCGAGCAGTACCTGACGCACCCAAAGTACGGCACCTTCGTGTTCCTCTACGCGCCAGACCCAACCACTCCCCAAGCGGTGATGACCCTAGGCGCATATGGCTCGACGATGGAAGGCCAGGTGCCGCAAAGCTACCCGTCGAACCTGCAATACGTGTTGCTGCCAGGAAACACCACGGCCCAAGCGCTGTCGCAGCTGGCCCAGAACCTGCCGCCGTTCTATACCCAGAGCGTGCAGGTGGCGCCCGCCCAAGTCCTGAGCCAGGCCTTGATCAACGCCGTCAAGAGCGGCGTGTAACCGGCTGACGCCATCCGCAAGACCAGGCCCGTCAAGCACTCGGCGGGCCTGCCACTCACACCCGTATTTGTCTGCTATGCCAGCACACTTTCTGATTGAAGATCGCTACACTCCGGAACCTGGCACGCTGCGACAAGCAACGCGCGCGCCCATTTCCCAGGTAATTCGAGCTATCAGGAAGAGACCGTGACGTTCATTTCTTATGCACAAAATTTCGAAGACATCCGGTTGTGGCGCGTACTGAAAAACATCGAGAACGGCTTTTACATCGACATCGGTGCCAATGACCCAAGCCACGACTCCGTGACCCGGGCGTTCTACGACCACGGCTGGACCGGCATCAACGTCGAGCCGGTGCAGGTTTATTACGACGCCCTGTGCCAGCAACGCCCCAAAGACATCAACCTGCAATGCGTCGCTGGCGAAACCGCTGAAGCCCTGACGTTCTACGGCATCGCCAACACCGGCTTGTCGACCCTCGACCCCGCCATCGCCCAGCAGCACAAAGACGCCGGCATGACCGTACAGACCCAGACCGTCACCTCGCGCACCCTCGCTTCGATCTGCGAAGAACACGTCAAAGGCCCGATCCACTTCCTGAAAATCGACGTCGAAGGCCACGAAGAAACCGTCCTGCGCGGCATGGACTTCGCCCAGTGGCGGCCGTGGATCATCCTCATCGAAACCCCGTGGAGCCGCGACCAGACCTGGGAAAAAATCGTCACCGACGCCGGGTATCACCCGGTCGTGTTCGACGGTATCAACACCTTCTACCTGGCCGAAGAACACCTGAACCTCAAACCCGCGTTCGACATCCCGCCGTGCAACCTGGATGAATTCCAGTTCTGCCAAGGCCACACGTTCAGCCACCCTGTTTCAGACCTCGAACACGCCCTTGACGCTGAGCGCCAACGCGCCGACCGCGCCGAGGCCGAGCTGCACGCATTGCGCAACAGCCGCTCGTGGCGGGCGATTCAAACACTCAAGAAAGTGCTGGTGCGGGCCTGACGCATCAGACCTCAAATCGGGCGGAGACAACACCATGACTCTCGACACCTTGATCCTGCACTGGCGATCAGAAGTCTCGAACAAGAAAAAACCGGGAAGCCGCATAGGGCTGATCAGCAATATCGCCAGAAGAATCAGAAGGAACAACACCCTCAGGTATTTGTTCTGGTTCAGGCTCGCCCAGTACCTGAACAGCGGAAATGCTTTCGCACGGCTCTATGCCAAGCGCATGGAGAGAAAAATCAACCTCAAGTACGGGGTCGATATCAGTATAGATGCCGACATAGGGCCCGGTTTCCGCATCAGCCACCTGCCTGGGGTTGTCATCACGGGCTACGTTAAAATCGGTCGAAATTTCTTCATTCGCCAAAATACAACGATCGGCATAAAGACCATGGGGCTGGACGAGTACAACCTGGTGATTGGCGACAACGTCAGCGTCGGGGCGAACAGTTGCATCATCGCCGACAGCCTCTCAATCGGTGACAACGTCACGATTGGGGCCATGTCATTCGTCAACAAAAGCCTCCCGGCGGGCAGCACTTTTTACAACGCGCGATAACCGTAGGCTGATCGAAATCAGCCACGGAGCGCTCAAGCACACACAAGGGCGCGAACCTTGTCAGAGACCTGCTGAAAAATAGTCAGTAATCAGGGGTTTACAGAACCCCGCCAATCGCTATAATCGTCGCCCAACACGCCGGTATAGCTCAGTTGGTAGAGCAACTGACTTGTAATCAGTAGGTCCCGGGTTCGACTCCTGGTGCCGGCACCATATAGAACAACGACTTAGGCTCACCTTGCGGTGGGCCTTCTTCGTTTTCGGCCTCCCCGTTTTGAAATTTTCCCCGTTCGTTCCCCGTTTCTATTTCCCGGTCTTGCACATCAGCTCAATCCGCCGGCGGCGACTGTCGGGCAAGACGGCGGTGATCTCGTACAGCTTCACGCCTTCCCGTATGCGCCAGCTCGACACCAGGTCAGCACGATAGCGCAGGGTGATCTTATAAATGGTCTGGGCCTGGGGCGCCTGGGCGGCCATGAACTCCTTGCCGCTGACACTCTCGATATCGACCCATTCCCGGCTGACCTCTACCCAGGTGCGGATAAAGCCGCCCAGCTTGTCCCGAACATCTACCGGTTTCTCAATCGACACCGGGTAGCGCAGTTTCCCGGCCTGCATCACACCACACTCATCGAGCGGTACGGCGCCAGTAGTAGCGTGTACGCGGTGCCCTCAGTCAGCGTCCGGTCGCCCTGGCGTTCCCGGTTCTCGAACAGATCGCCCACCAGCAGCAGGACAGCGGCCTTGATTGGGGCGGGCATAGGGTCGGGCAAGTCATCGCCTAGGTACATGCTGATATGCCCCTCGGCGGCGAGGATCAGCGACGTGATGTAGTCGTCTTCAAAGTCTTGATCGACGCGCAGGTGCAGCTTTGCTTCGTCCAGGGTCACGGTGGTCATACGAAAAATACCTCGGTGTCGCTATCAAAGGGAGTCTCAGCCACCAGCGAGGCACCGAACGCCATTGCCAGTGCTTGCAGACCGTCAATGCGGCCAGTGCGGCGGCTCTTGTCCAGTTTGCGGTTGCCGCTTGGGTCTTTCACTGCCACGGCGTTGGCGGCACACAGGGTCAGGACTGGGTGCCCACCGTGGGCAATCCGGCCATTCAGCAGCTCACCTTCCAGGGCATCGAGGGCAGGTGCCATATCTCGGAAGCCCTGGCCGTGTGGCACCAGTGGCAGTTCAAGGCCCAGGCGTTCCAGTTCCTTTTTCAGCACGTCGATGCGCCAGCGGTCATAGGCGATTGCAGCCACGTCGCAGTCGCTCAGTATCTCGGCCAGATCGAGGGCGACGGCTTCCAGGTCCACGGTGGCGCCTGGCGTGGTGCGGATGAATCCTTGTCGAGCCCACACGTCATAGGAGGCGCGGTCTTTGCGGGAGCGGTCGAATATCCCCTGCTCAGGCGTCCAGAAGTACGGGCGAACCTGCCACACGCCACCGGCCTTGCCGATCAGCACCAGGGCTGTCAGGTCAGTTCGGGCGGACAAGTCGAGACCGGCGTAAACCAGTCCCTCGAAAGGTTCCGGCTCGGCGTCACACAAGGCCCACACGTCCGGGCTGATGAATGGGCTATCCAGACTCACACGCTGGTTGAGCAGCAGGTTGCGGGCGCTGTTGCTCATGCTCGGCATCCGTTCGGCCTGTTGCATCTGCTCGCGTAGGTCAGTCTCGGAACGGAACAGGCCCAGTGCCGGGTTGGCTGCTTTCCACGCTTCCTCGTCCATCAGGTCGCAGCCCTCGGCGCCAGCGTAGAGCCGACACACGATGCGCGGGTCTTTGCTGCGCAGGGCGTCGTCGATCCACTGACTCAACAGGTCGGCGTCGTTGGCGGCCTGGGTACTGATGGCGATCAGCAGCGGCGCTTCGTGGGCACCCTGGCTGGTGGTGATGGCGTCAACGAAGTCAGACTGTGACCCGCGTATCTGGCCGATCTCATCCAGGATAGCCAGCACTGGCGACAGGCCGTGTGCCGTCTTACCATCGGCGGCGAGGGCGCGAAACTCGGTGTTCAGGTTCAGCCCCAGCAGACGTTTGCCGCTGGGCACGATGCGAACGATCTTCGTTAGGGCGGGCGACAGTTGCACCATCTTACTGGCCAGGTTGAATACCAGGGCGGCTTGGTCGCGGCTCATGGCACCCGATACGAGCTGGCTATTCTGCTTGGCCTCGGGGCCGACCAGGTGCGCCAGCAGCAGACCGGCAATCAAGCCCGACTTACCGTTCTTGCGTGCTACGGAAAGGATGGCCCGCCGTGTGCCCGCTGGGTTGTCGTACACGTCGCGCAGGAACTGGCGTTGGAACTCTGCCAGCAGCATAGGCTTGCCCACGTCCGCCCCTTCGGGAGTGACACAGAAGCGCTCGATAAAGGCGATGATCTTTTCAGCGCGGGTCACTGGAGCGTCTCCAAGGTTGGGATCAAGTCATCGTCAATGTGTTGTCGCGCTCCCCGCTCCAGGGCGGCGCCCTTGTGAATGTCCTGTGCCTTGCCCACGGTGGCGATGGTGGCGACCATCAGTTGTCGGCCAGTCGCCAGGGCACGGCGGGTCATCTTATCCAGCAGGTCACACGCGGGATTGATCTTGCCCTCCACCAGCATTCCGTCGCGCTCGATACCTTCCTGCAGGATTTCCATATCGGCATACGCCCGGGCGAGGTTCCCGGCCAGCACCAGGTCGGCGTCGGTCCAGGTATCCCGTGGGCGAGCGGTCACAATGGCATTCCAGAAAGGCCGGTCGCAGTCGCGCAGCCGAACGTGAGCAGGCGGCTGGAGCGGGCCAAGCGCAACGGCCTGGCTGGCGGCTACAGCGGCCTTGGCACTGTCGGAGCGGGTACGGCGGTCGGTCGTTTTCATGGGTTTTCAGGCAGTTAGCGTTTAAAGAGCAGGGAGGGGGCGGTCCTATCAACGGCGGTTGCTGGTGATCTTTTGGCCGTGTTCCAGTGGTGGTTCGGATCGAGCGGGAATCCGTTCACGTCATGGCCTCGGGTCGTGCTCTTGCCCATGTCTTGAGCAGTCTTGACCGAGTGACACGAATGGCACATACCGGCAAGATTCACTCGTCTGTTGTCATCACCATCGTTGTTGATGTGGTCCACGTCAGTGCTGGCTACATACAGCCCACGGGCCAGGCACCAGCGGCACAGCGGCTCTTCTGCCAGGACACACGCACGTAGGCTCTGCCACGCTGCGCTATTGAGTGGGACTACCCTGGCCTTCGGTTTGTATTTGCTCATTCTTTCTCTCCTTTGCCCTTGCCTTCATTGCCTCCAGTGGGGTTGGTGCTTCCTTGAGGCGGGGCGGCAGGGTCTTTAGGCGGGGTCTCTTTGTCATCGTCGATACCTTCAATGGTTGGCAGGTTCTCAATACGGCGGGCCTCACTCTTGAGCATCCACCCGGTGCTGATTGCGCTCTCATAGAACTGGGCACGGTTGAGGCTGTCACCACGCAACAGCCCCTCCACGTTGAACTCCACAAAGAACGCCGGGCTGGTCAGGCACACACGGTTGATGGCCTGCTCCCATGCCACCAGGTGGCGGCGCAATGTGTGGGTGACGAAGTACCGGCCCAGCTCCACGGCGTTGGAGTAGTTCGCCTCGCGCAGATCACCAATCAGCACAGGCGGTACACGGAACAGGCGGGCCACTTCCTCAACAGACAGGCGGCGGGCCTCGATCCACTCCGCATCCTCCAAGGTCATCGAGACAGTTTTGAAGGTGGCACCCTGGGGTAGCACTCCGGTCTTGCCGTGGTTGGCCACCGACGAATAGCCCTCAGACCACGACTCGCGAATCTCCCTGGCCTGTACCTTGGTGGTGCCGGGTTGGGTCTCAATCACCCCCGACAGCTTGGTGCCCTGCTCGAACATCTTGGCCCCGTGGGTACGCTCGGCCAGTGCAAGGCCCACCGTCTCCCTGGCGACCTGAATAGGCGAGCGACCGAGGATTCCATCATCGCTGTGATAGCGCAGGTGCAAGACTTCATCAGCCAGCAGGCGCTTGGTCCGGCCTTCCTTGTTGGTGGTCTCATAGAGCAATGCCCCGGTGCTGGTGCGCAGGATCGACACGCCGTCAGGGTGCAGGGGCAGAAGGGCTTCCACTCGGCCAGCAGACGACCAAACAATCTCGGCGTAGGCGTTACCGCGCAGCAGGACATGACGCTGCATCTGCTCCCGGAACTCCAGGGCGGTCTGGTAGTGGTTGGGCGCATCATGCAGCAGGCGATACAGCGGGTGGGTCTTGGCCTTCTCCCGTCCGTCCTCGGTGTTGCGGTACACGTCGAGCGGCAGGCTACCCACGGTTTCGCTGATGGCTGCTACAGCGGCATACACAGCACTGATTGACTCGGCGCTGTTCACGTTGACCGTCACGCCCGCCACGTTTTGGGCAGTGGCGAAACGGTCGTAATAGGTGTCAAAAGCGGGTGTGTTGTTGCGGGTTTCAAGCCTCCGGCCACGTCGCTTTTTCATCGGATGCACTCCAGAATCTCCAAATACCGGCGAGCGTTCGCCAGGGCGTGCATGGGCTTGCGGCTACGCACCGATACGGTGGTGGTCAGATAGACGGGATTGGCGGTAATGGTGATTTCGTGCAGATCGACGGATTGCAAACTCCGCTGCTCGCCTTCCCATTGCTCAGTGACCGACACAAAGCCAAATGAGCATCCGTCCAGGTCGCCACGCTTGACCAGTTCGGCCACGTCGCGGCCCAGGGTGGTGTCTGGCAGGTCCAGCTCAAAGGCCAGGCCCACGTCATCCTCTTTAAGGCGCAGGGTGCCCGCTCCGACACGGCCCAATAGGGCTGAATCGTCATGCTCGTAAATAGCTCGGATACTGGCGGCGGCAGGTCCTGCAAGGGAGCGCGTGAACGCCCCCGGCTGGATGACCTCAGTGAACCCACCAATGGCAGCAGGTTCACCGAAGCGGGCGGCGTAACCGTGCAGCGTCCGGCCCTTTTGCGCGATGCTGAAGGTACGCCGTTCCATGATTAAGCCCCGGTCGCTACGACGAAGCCTTGCGGGTGACGCACGGCGGTATCGACGGTTGCCATAGCGCGGACCTGCACACCGCCACGGCTGTAGGCCGGTTCAGCGAATGGGTTCACCAGAATGTCTACCTCGGACCAGACGCCCAGCAGCACTTGGGAGAAGTCGCCCAGGATCAGCTTTTTCTCGGGTACGTTCTTGCTGGTGGTCAGTGGCAGGTCAGCCAGGGTGCCGCCTTGGTACAGGAAGCCGCTACCGGAGCCCACGACCTTTTCAGTACCAGCCAACAGGGTGCGGATGGTCGAGGTGGTCAGCCAGCGACCGTTGGCGATTTCCACGTCATCGAGCTTCTGGAGCATCGCCAGCACTTCAAGCCAGGTGTCCGGCATATCGGCGGTTTGGATGCCCAGGGTGTTCAGGATGCCGCGTGGCTCACCAGCAGCACCGGAGCCGTTGATAATGGCGCGGTCGATTTGCTTGGCGATCAGGAACGACAGATCTTCACGCACCAACTGCTCGATACCGGGCGACGATTGCTGCAAGAGCTGGCGGGACATTTCAGTCTTGCCGCCAACGTGCTTGGGTGTGAGGGTCACGCCGTCGAAAGACATTTGGCCCTCGGGCACCGGCTGACCTTCGGTGATCCAACCTGTTTCCAGGCCGCTACCGAACTTCGGAATGGACACGTTGCCCGCCAGGCCGGACAAAACACGAACGCCCAGCGCACGAGCCACCAGGCTTTCGCGCAGCGGGCCAATGTAGTCTTGGGCGCGATGGTCAGTGCCGATCAATTCAGGCGCGGTCACGGTAGTGTTGGCGCGCTTCTCCAGGCTCTTGAACGGCACGAAACAGCCTTCGGCTTTGCGACCACTGCGCTTCTCGGCTTCCTTGGCATATTCACCTTCGGCGCCGTCCAGGCTACGGCCTTCCATCTGTGCTTTCAGAACCTTGACCACGGACACCGAACCGGCCAAGCGGTCGAAGTCAGCAGAAGGGTTGCCCGATACCGGCTCACCAGCAGAACGACGCTCAAGGTCGCCCAGGTATTCGGCACGTTCGACTTGAGCGGCCAGGGTGCGTTCCTCAACCTTGAGGGCATCGAACTGTTTAATTTCTTCGGCAGACAGGTCGCGGCTCTCCGCTGCGGCTTTGTCCACCAATGCTTTCATGCTGGCGACTTTGGTGGATCGCTGCTCACGAAGGGCGTTGAGTTTCATAGTTAACCTACAAATAGAAAAACTATCAGGAATTGACAGTCGGTAGCCATTATCTATCACTTAATGGCTATCGAATCAATAATCCTGATAGTTAAATACTATTTAAAGGTTGCACGTTATTGAATGTCAGCATCCGGCCAGCGCCAACGAACCTCGGCCAATGCTTCCTCCCGTGTCATCGGTTCACCCACCATCACACACAACGGCTTGCCATGACGCATGACCTGCCAGTGCAAACTTCGGGCGATACCGTCATTCGCTGACAGTTCCGCCAGCAGCTCCAAACGATGCTTACGGACGTACTGTCGAATGTCGTCGGTGATCTTGTCGGTCGGGGAAACACGAACTCGATTCCCCTTCTTTGTCGCGGACAATCCTCTCGCTTTCAAGTAGTCGATGGCGGCCATTTATATGTCCTCCCCATCGTCTTCTGCCGGAAGGGGTGGATTTTTCTCTACACCTCTACACCCCTTGTATTCCGTGGCCTGTAGCGTATTTTCGACCTCTACACCCTTGCCCTGTGTAGAGGCTTTTTCTACGCTGAAAGCCTTGTGTTCCGTGGCTTGTAGAGGTGTAGAGGTTTTTTGAGGGGTAGACGGGGAAAGGTAACGTGACCAGACCTCTACGAAGTCGGAACGCTCGTAACCCATCTTCCCTGAGTCGTACCCAATGCGTACCTGTTTCGAACTAATTTCGAACTCGGCAAGTTTCTTTTTAAGCTGGCTTTGGGTGATGGGTTTTCCCCGGTTCCAGGTTGCCCAAGGGGCTTCATCATCCGCCACCAATTCTTCTAAAAGCTGGGAGCTGAAAATCTTGCTCGCACGCTTCTGATCGAACACCTCCTTGATGCCAGCCAAAAGTTCTACGCCAGTGGTGGGCGTTTCCTCCTCAAGCCCATGAAGCGATATCGCGGCCTTTCGAGCCATCACCGGCCAATCACCATCGGCAACACCAGCGATTGCGAGCAACGGTTCCCAGCAGTCGTTTGCGCGGTCGTTCAGCCCTTCAATGATGGCTGGTCGAGCCGCGCCAACAATCAGTGCGTTGTCATCAGCAAAGCGAGCAATACGGCTACGCAAACGTGCCCACACAGCTTCATCGGAATGACGAAGGTGGGCAGTGGTTTCGCCTGGCTTCTTGCGCCTCAGTCGAAGCGGGACGCTTCTGTCTGCCAAGGTGTCGGCAATCTTGCCAATACCACACAGCGCCTTTGCCCCCCAGACCTGAAACTTGGTCGGCGTGTGATCGTCACCCACGCAACGAATGACGAATGCGGAATCACGGGTAAAGCCAGCATTCAGAATGCCCCGCGCTTCCTCGTTGTCGCGCATGAAGGCGTCCACCTCATCTATAAGCAGGGTGGGCGACCACAACTCAATGGAGCGGAACAGCGCCGCCGTGGCAATGTCACTGGCCTGTAGCGGTCGATACGCCAGCTTGCCCAGGGTTGAAAGCATCACTGTCTTACCGCAACGCTTCTCCGGTGCAGTGATGTGGGCGATGGGAGCCACCTGCACAACGTCTGTCAGCCAGGTGAACACAACCCACAGCGCTGCGGCCCGGATCGTCTCCTTGTCGGCAATGACGTATTGCCCCATCGCCGACACAATGTCATCGAGCAGGTCAGCGCCATCTACAGACTCGGACCAGATTTCGACCTCGGTAAAGAAGCCGTCACTGGCCGACTCCTTCCCCTCGTGAACTGGGGCTGTGAGACGGTCCAGGTCCGCCATCGACAACACCTTGGTTTCCTTCACTTGCTGGCGAATGCGCGCCCAGGCTGCCGGGTCTTTATCGCGTGTGCGTTTCAGTTCATCGAGAATGTCCGGCGCATAAAGCGCGCCAGCATCTTTACTCAACTGCTTGATGGCCTCGGCTATCTTGTCGGTGGCTTCCCACTCTTTCGAGTGATCTTGCTTCTGCGGAATAGTCATTTGACCCCCAGGCGCTGCTTGGCCAACTCGAAACGCTGCAGATCGTCACCGGCCAACTTCCCCTGATCGAGCAGCGATTGGCCGATCCGGTACACCGTCTGCTCGAAGTCCAGCGCCTTTTTACTTGGCCCGACACGCTTACCCTTGTCACCGGGGAACAGGTCGCGAAGCTCCAGACCGATAGCCGTAACAATGTCTCTGGCGTTACAGCCAGCCCAGCACTTCAACAGAACTGTGCCGTCCGAAGTTTCGGTAATAGTCAGACTCGGGTTCTTGTCGTCATGCGCCGGGCAGCAGGCTTTCCACTTGTTCGGGCCAGTAGATTTAACCTTGTCCAAGCAACTAAGAACTTTTTCCAGACAAGCCGATCCCGGCAACGCGACTTGGCGTTGTTGATTAACTGTCATGGTTAGTTCCTCAGTTCGAGTTTATCGAGCTGGCTATTCAGACTCTCAACTTCACAATCAAGAAAATTGTGATAATCGCCTGCCAAATATTTAGCGACAGCGGCAAGTTGTTCTGCGTGATGATTGTGCCCCTTCTCAAATGAACTACTGATTGCATAGGTCAAAGAGTCAAACCACCGCATATATTCGCGTGCGACTTGCAGTTGATCGATAGCATCATTGGCGATGGTGGTAACAGTTGGTTGAGTAGTCAT
It encodes:
- a CDS encoding methyltransferase; the encoded protein is MPARDVDRPVLTGEQLLARFKALDGFLTEHQALWRPRPFTHRQLPWEAVYPELANWLRQRSLEDAENSHNHPEQLLAPAPFPGLAVQAIALSTVGDLPVHPTEPSSRRLNVDVPGRKWQQIEAFAGCLQFSAKPRHWLDWCSGKGHLGRRLLQVGQQLTCLEYDPALIASGQALSQHHHLAVNHLQQDVMAADVAVRLSADQTPVALHACGDLHVRLMQLASAAGCNQLAIAPCCYNRISARQYQPLSGAAKGSGLQLSLDDLALPLSETVTAGARVRRQRDTSMARRLAFDLLQRQLRGCDDYLPAPSLPSAWLDKSFADYCRDLAALKDLSTVGEQDWSALEAAGWERLAQVRNLELLRGVFRRPLELWLVLDRALFLEEQGYSVRLGLFCETPLTPRNLMLLAERRQPLHFDQQPVDKSVDETCQKPLDPWLLGH
- a CDS encoding nucleoside deaminase — its product is MTPLKSAQEAVTTVANQAILAAMQKTFAVGGAIINNATGEVIAALHNNVLMPFPGSGTTYFLPHDPTAHGERQLVDWYYEKAASLKLPPPDQLTIVTTLDPCAMCAGALLTAGFNVAVSAIDDYAGVNYNSQFTFPSLPPHIRQQAQKTWAYYAVAAPVSRAYQGSMSPVFGGQTIDSAAYYLTSSIFSASVNTVREASNNSGLEPSKLKNPATLPANSPVRQALTQLSPYALTVTSSNPRDPGAELAPPLLKTAQQANVFNSVALLDPFGNLLVCLGGVENQSPIRTAFMETTRSYAVMRWTLMNDPDPAVRAQAEQYLTHPKYGTFVFLYAPDPTTPQAVMTLGAYGSTMEGQVPQSYPSNLQYVLLPGNTTAQALSQLAQNLPPFYTQSVQVAPAQVLSQALINAVKSGV
- a CDS encoding FkbM family methyltransferase; protein product: MTFISYAQNFEDIRLWRVLKNIENGFYIDIGANDPSHDSVTRAFYDHGWTGINVEPVQVYYDALCQQRPKDINLQCVAGETAEALTFYGIANTGLSTLDPAIAQQHKDAGMTVQTQTVTSRTLASICEEHVKGPIHFLKIDVEGHEETVLRGMDFAQWRPWIILIETPWSRDQTWEKIVTDAGYHPVVFDGINTFYLAEEHLNLKPAFDIPPCNLDEFQFCQGHTFSHPVSDLEHALDAERQRADRAEAELHALRNSRSWRAIQTLKKVLVRA
- a CDS encoding serine acetyltransferase → MTLDTLILHWRSEVSNKKKPGSRIGLISNIARRIRRNNTLRYLFWFRLAQYLNSGNAFARLYAKRMERKINLKYGVDISIDADIGPGFRISHLPGVVITGYVKIGRNFFIRQNTTIGIKTMGLDEYNLVIGDNVSVGANSCIIADSLSIGDNVTIGAMSFVNKSLPAGSTFYNAR
- a CDS encoding phage head closure protein, producing the protein MQAGKLRYPVSIEKPVDVRDKLGGFIRTWVEVSREWVDIESVSGKEFMAAQAPQAQTIYKITLRYRADLVSSWRIREGVKLYEITAVLPDSRRRRIELMCKTGK
- a CDS encoding head-tail connector protein, whose amino-acid sequence is MTTVTLDEAKLHLRVDQDFEDDYITSLILAAEGHISMYLGDDLPDPMPAPIKAAVLLLVGDLFENRERQGDRTLTEGTAYTLLLAPYRSMSVV
- a CDS encoding terminase large subunit, with translation MTRAEKIIAFIERFCVTPEGADVGKPMLLAEFQRQFLRDVYDNPAGTRRAILSVARKNGKSGLIAGLLLAHLVGPEAKQNSQLVSGAMSRDQAALVFNLASKMVQLSPALTKIVRIVPSGKRLLGLNLNTEFRALAADGKTAHGLSPVLAILDEIGQIRGSQSDFVDAITTSQGAHEAPLLIAISTQAANDADLLSQWIDDALRSKDPRIVCRLYAGAEGCDLMDEEAWKAANPALGLFRSETDLREQMQQAERMPSMSNSARNLLLNQRVSLDSPFISPDVWALCDAEPEPFEGLVYAGLDLSARTDLTALVLIGKAGGVWQVRPYFWTPEQGIFDRSRKDRASYDVWARQGFIRTTPGATVDLEAVALDLAEILSDCDVAAIAYDRWRIDVLKKELERLGLELPLVPHGQGFRDMAPALDALEGELLNGRIAHGGHPVLTLCAANAVAVKDPSGNRKLDKSRRTGRIDGLQALAMAFGASLVAETPFDSDTEVFFV
- a CDS encoding TerS protein → MKTTDRRTRSDSAKAAVAASQAVALGPLQPPAHVRLRDCDRPFWNAIVTARPRDTWTDADLVLAGNLARAYADMEILQEGIERDGMLVEGKINPACDLLDKMTRRALATGRQLMVATIATVGKAQDIHKGAALERGARQHIDDDLIPTLETLQ
- a CDS encoding HNH endonuclease, with protein sequence MSKYKPKARVVPLNSAAWQSLRACVLAEEPLCRWCLARGLYVASTDVDHINNDGDDNRRVNLAGMCHSCHSVKTAQDMGKSTTRGHDVNGFPLDPNHHWNTAKRSPATAVDRTAPSLLFKR